The proteins below come from a single Caldanaerobius fijiensis DSM 17918 genomic window:
- a CDS encoding ABC transporter substrate-binding protein has product MLKKYKKIVASLLAASMIAVVATGCGSTANKSDSSNSSSAKSSEPVTITYAAGKDSTPATKALIEAFEKKYPNIKVKFQEMPQSTDDQHNAYVTALSAGDSSIDVIAMDIIWAPEFGAAGWTLPLDKYVTKDMESKFLPGPMESVKYNGHIYAIPRFTDAGVLYYRKDIINTPPKTWDELIQMAKANAGKNGTKYGIVFQGNQYEGLVCDALEFIYSNGGSVINGNKVTINSSQSVGGLQYMIDMVKNKVAPPGVTTYMEEDARNIFQQGEAVFMRNWPYAWSLLNSNDSAVKDKVGIAPMPKGKDGSVGVPVLGGWNLGINKYSKHPEEAWKFIQFATSEEGQKITALQGGNLPTLKSLYQDKDVLAKNPYWADLYKVFITAKPRPVSPFYPKMSDSMQINFHKALTGEISAQQAIANVEKDINKIMKINGIN; this is encoded by the coding sequence ATGCTAAAAAAATATAAAAAGATTGTGGCATCGCTATTAGCTGCGTCTATGATAGCGGTTGTCGCCACAGGATGCGGAAGTACAGCAAACAAAAGCGATTCAAGCAATTCATCATCTGCTAAAAGCAGCGAGCCAGTAACCATAACTTACGCTGCTGGTAAAGATTCTACACCGGCAACCAAAGCCTTAATAGAGGCGTTTGAAAAGAAATATCCAAATATAAAAGTAAAATTCCAGGAAATGCCTCAATCCACAGATGATCAGCATAACGCTTATGTAACCGCTTTATCAGCAGGTGACTCCAGTATAGACGTAATAGCTATGGACATCATATGGGCACCAGAATTTGGAGCAGCTGGCTGGACGCTCCCTCTGGACAAATATGTAACAAAGGATATGGAGTCAAAATTTTTGCCCGGCCCTATGGAATCAGTTAAGTATAATGGCCATATATACGCTATCCCTAGATTCACTGATGCAGGAGTTTTATACTACAGAAAAGACATCATTAATACACCACCAAAAACCTGGGATGAATTGATTCAGATGGCAAAAGCCAACGCAGGCAAAAATGGCACAAAATATGGAATAGTATTTCAGGGAAATCAATATGAAGGCCTCGTGTGTGATGCTCTGGAATTCATATACAGCAATGGTGGCAGCGTAATAAATGGAAATAAAGTTACAATAAATTCATCACAATCAGTAGGCGGACTTCAGTACATGATAGACATGGTAAAAAATAAAGTTGCACCACCTGGTGTCACCACTTATATGGAAGAGGATGCCAGGAATATATTCCAGCAGGGCGAAGCAGTTTTCATGAGAAACTGGCCATATGCGTGGTCATTGCTAAACAGCAACGATTCCGCTGTTAAAGACAAAGTGGGAATAGCTCCTATGCCAAAGGGCAAAGATGGTAGTGTAGGTGTTCCGGTTTTAGGTGGCTGGAATCTCGGTATAAACAAGTATTCTAAGCATCCTGAAGAAGCATGGAAATTCATTCAGTTCGCTACCAGTGAAGAAGGTCAGAAAATTACAGCATTACAGGGCGGTAATTTGCCTACATTAAAATCTCTATATCAGGATAAAGACGTATTAGCCAAGAACCCGTATTGGGCAGATCTCTACAAAGTATTTATAACAGCAAAGCCAAGACCTGTATCGCCGTTCTATCCTAAGATGTCTGACTCTATGCAGATCAACTTCCATAAGGCTTTGACAGGTGAAATAAGCGCTCAGCAGGCCATTGCCAATGTAGAAAAAGATATAAATAAGATCATGAAAATCAATGGAATCAACTAA
- a CDS encoding carbohydrate ABC transporter permease: MVLKEELSTVKRAKSKSQKNRAFEINESKLGYILVAPALLCIVVIALYPVLQTFWLSLHSMQLQFANMTKFIGLSNYSALLKDTRFWAATKNTFIFTVISVFLELILGLIMAMLMNKEFKGRGIIRAAVLIPWAIPTIVSALMWKFIYNDQLGVLNDILMKLGLIHSYKSWLGTPSSAMGAAIFADVWKTAPFMALLLLAGLQNIPKELYEAGKVDGASAIRQFFSITLPLLRPTIMVALIFRTLDAFRVFDLIYVMTGGGPGNSTETLSIYAYKTMFRNLNFGMGSAMAVIIFIFVFLFAIFYIKLLDKETLS, translated from the coding sequence ATGGTGCTAAAAGAGGAGTTATCTACTGTTAAAAGGGCTAAAAGCAAATCGCAAAAGAATCGCGCCTTTGAAATAAATGAATCCAAACTGGGTTATATACTGGTTGCACCCGCTCTGTTGTGCATCGTAGTTATAGCCCTGTACCCTGTACTGCAGACCTTCTGGTTGAGTCTGCATTCAATGCAACTTCAGTTTGCTAATATGACCAAGTTTATAGGACTTTCAAACTATTCTGCCCTGTTAAAAGATACTAGATTCTGGGCGGCAACAAAAAATACCTTTATCTTCACCGTTATATCAGTATTTCTGGAATTGATACTGGGACTTATTATGGCAATGCTGATGAACAAAGAATTCAAAGGCCGAGGTATTATAAGGGCTGCGGTTCTCATCCCCTGGGCGATACCTACCATCGTCTCTGCACTCATGTGGAAATTTATTTATAATGATCAGCTGGGGGTATTAAATGATATATTAATGAAACTAGGGTTAATACACAGCTACAAATCCTGGCTAGGTACTCCATCGTCGGCCATGGGAGCTGCCATATTCGCCGATGTCTGGAAAACAGCTCCTTTCATGGCATTACTGCTGTTAGCAGGCCTGCAAAATATACCCAAAGAGCTATATGAAGCCGGAAAAGTAGATGGCGCCAGCGCCATAAGACAGTTTTTTAGCATAACATTGCCTCTTTTAAGGCCCACAATAATGGTAGCCCTTATATTCAGAACACTGGATGCTTTTAGAGTTTTTGACCTGATATATGTAATGACAGGAGGCGGACCTGGCAACTCTACCGAAACGTTGTCTATATACGCCTATAAAACCATGTTCAGGAATTTAAACTTCGGCATGGGCTCGGCCATGGCAGTAATAATCTTCATATTTGTGTTCCTGTTTGCAATATTTTATATCAAATTGTTGGACAAGGAAACACTCAGTTAG
- a CDS encoding carbohydrate ABC transporter permease produces MKVKKALGQIIFAAFVALFLAFIIFPFFWQVITSIKPPAELWAIPPKWIPSKLYTGYYISVFVKRPFGTYLKNSIIVASATTLFSVFVSSFAAYALARLKFKGKTIILSLVLAVSMFPGIAIITPLFLFLKNIGLLNTYMGLILPYTTFTVPLSLWILTTFFKEIPFDLEESAKVDGATPLQAFIKIIFPLATPGMFTTAILTFIAAWNEFIFALVFNTQDAMRTVPVGIAMFPGEHDLPWGDMAAASVIVTVPLIILVLIFQRRIISGLTAGAVKG; encoded by the coding sequence ATGAAAGTAAAAAAAGCTCTAGGCCAGATCATCTTCGCCGCATTCGTCGCATTGTTTCTGGCATTTATCATATTCCCTTTTTTCTGGCAGGTCATTACCTCTATAAAGCCTCCTGCAGAATTATGGGCTATACCGCCCAAATGGATACCCAGTAAACTTTATACCGGTTATTATATCTCAGTATTTGTTAAAAGGCCTTTCGGGACATACCTGAAAAACAGCATTATCGTTGCTTCAGCCACAACGCTGTTTAGCGTATTTGTATCTTCCTTCGCAGCATACGCTCTGGCAAGGCTAAAATTTAAGGGTAAAACTATAATCTTATCATTGGTCCTCGCTGTGTCTATGTTCCCGGGAATTGCTATAATAACACCTTTATTCTTGTTTTTAAAGAATATAGGTTTGCTCAATACGTACATGGGATTGATCCTGCCGTATACCACATTTACGGTTCCACTATCGCTGTGGATTCTCACCACATTTTTCAAAGAAATACCTTTCGACCTGGAGGAATCGGCAAAGGTAGACGGTGCCACTCCCTTGCAGGCATTTATCAAGATAATATTCCCTCTGGCAACACCAGGTATGTTCACAACCGCCATATTGACGTTCATAGCTGCATGGAATGAGTTCATATTTGCTCTGGTATTTAATACCCAGGATGCCATGAGGACCGTACCAGTGGGCATAGCCATGTTCCCTGGAGAGCACGATCTCCCATGGGGCGATATGGCCGCTGCATCAGTCATTGTAACTGTACCTCTCATTATCCTG